The following are from one region of the Cyclopterus lumpus isolate fCycLum1 chromosome 21, fCycLum1.pri, whole genome shotgun sequence genome:
- the LOC117750904 gene encoding trace amine-associated receptor 13c-like: METTEDAELCFPLLHNRSCRKPPSDGMLVNVLLYFISLLTAALNLLVIISISHFRQLHSPTNLLILSLAVSDFLVGLLLMPVDILFGETCWYLGDFMCALFNVIDYIIISSSVGTMVLISIDRYLAICDPLHYNIRVTLDRTKISICLCWIFSVVYGIVMLMDSLIHYDSDRICYGECFIVHTYITGVVDLVLTVIAPITIIIVLYMRIFVVAVSQAQAMRTHIVSVTQQRPVGLTAKKSELKAARTLGVVVVVFLICLCPLYFSAFSAMNLSSTFVTWLFFCNSSLNPLIYALFYPWFKKSMKLILTFKILQPDSCDMTIL, encoded by the exons ATGGAGACGACTGAAGACGCTGAACTCTGCTTTCCACTACTCCACAACCGTTCCTGCAGGAAACCTCCGTCTGATGGCATGCTTGTTAACGTTCTGCTGTATTTCATCTCTCTGCTCACTGCAGCTCTCAACCTGCTGGTCATCATCTCTATCTCCCACTTCAG GCAGCTCCACAGCCCCACcaacctcctcatcctctccctggCTGTCTCAGATTTCCTCGTGGGCCTTCTGCTGATGCCGGTTGATATCCTTTTTGGAGAAACCTGCTGGTACCTGGGTGACTTCATGTGTGCTCTGTTTAATGTTATCGattatatcattatttcttcttcGGTCGGAACTATGGTGCTCATATCAATTGATCGTTATTTGGCTATTTGTGACCCTCTACATTATAACATCAGAGTTACTCTGGACAGAACGAAGATCTCTATCTGCCTGTGTTGGATTTTCTCTGTTGTTTACGGTATTGTCATGTTGATGGATTCTCTGATACATTATGATTCAGATCGTATCTGCTACGGAGAATGTTTTATTGTCCATACTTATATCACAGGAGTTGTTGACCTTGTCCTCACCGTTATCGCCCCCATTACTATCATCATAGTTCTGTATATGAGAATATTTGTGGTGGCTGTGTCTCAGGCTCAAGCCATGCGGACCCACATTGTATCGGTCACACAACAGCGTCCAGTGGGTTTAACTGCTAAGAAATCTGAGCTGAAAGCAGCCAGGACtcttggtgttgttgtggttgtgttcCTGATCTGCCTTTGTCCATTATACTTTTCTGCTTTTTCAGCCATGAACCTATCTTCGACATTTGTAACCTGGCTGTTCTTTTGTAACTCTTCTCTGAACCCACTTATTTATGCCTTATTTTACCCCTGGTTTAAAAAATCTATGAAactcattttaacatttaagaTACTTCAGCCGGACTCTTGTGATATGACAATACTTTAG